AGAAAACGAAATGGAAAggcaaaaggaaaataagagaaaagaacaagaaaaggtaAAGAATAAACCAGATCATGAAAACAAGAATTGAATGAAAAAACAACGGCTCAATTGTAATAAATTTCGTGAGGACAAGAAacctctcaaggaggggggaattgtcacgaccccaagggcaTAGGAGTAATTGTTCTATTGCATGTATTTTCTCTTTGTTGTACCTTAGGCTGCTATAGTTTTGTATTTGCAGTTTGTTACTAACTGAAGGGAtgtaacagcctataaataggctaaagtAGGAGAGTAAGGCATTGATGAATGATAATTGACTCcgtttccctctcaaattctttctccctctctgttttgtCTGAACTCTCCCCCTTTCTTCTACATCCTCCTTCATTTTTATCTGTTTCCCCCTCCATTTATATCCTAATTCTCCCTtggattcttccaatttcccaaTCAAACCCTAGGTCCTGACATGCATACTAGTTGTCAAGTCTAATTTTGTATTAACTAGATCATCCCGGTTCCAGCAAGATACTAGCTAGCCATGCCACGCCATAAGAACAACACCAAGGTGCCAGTCATGCCACAGCATGACATAGAAAAGTAATCAGCTCCCTCAATCAGTGTATGGCCACACTTACAGCACCATTAAAAAAAGAACGCATGCCATTTTCCTCGTTTATGATTTCATAGTTTTAGGTCGTCAATTTTTTTAATGGACCCAGAAAAACTGAAACTGTTGCTGCCATGGATTGAATGCTCCTAGGTAGAAGTCTTGAGTTTGGGTTCAAGTACAGGCAGAACTCTTAAAGGGGTTCTCTATACTTACCAATTTGCATCCATGATCATGGGATGATAACTAGTATGCTGCTCCCCCAAAATAGTATCTGGAGCTCACACACACAGCCTTTACTTGTAACTAATATTCAAATGTCCTAAATATCAGAAGCATGATAAAATTCCTCTTTGCACAGTGACTTTGATACTCATGTGATTCTGAATGGCATGGATAACAGAACTGCATATGTACTCATTTCATGGCATCCTTAACTATAGTATTCTAACTTAGCCATAATAGTTTGTGTGTGTCTATACATCAAAGACAAGAGATGCACAAGGAAAAACTAAGATATAAGAATTTCATCACAACAACAGACAGCCATACCACATCGGCGAAAACAAAATCCAGCTCCTTGGTGAATTTTTCTCTACGCCTTTCCAGCTCTGCAGCAGTCTAGAAGGTAAAACAATGGAAAATAAGTcagaaatagaagaaataaacCTTTCTCTCTCCTTGAAGTTAGTTACGTTGTCATAGTTGTTTGACTGTCAAATTTTGAACAGACAGAACATAGAAAATCATACAATAACTGAAGGGTGTTCCCACTGCACAGGCTCCCCCTCTTTGTTAGGGAACTCAAACAATCACCAAGTGTAGAATTgaatcttaaatatatataatctggTTCATTAGTAGTAGAAGCCGCTCAGATCAAGAAGGATAGGGGAGAAGGTCATAGATTAGGAGTTCTTTTCTGCAAATTCAATTGCAAACTTCAATTGAAACCGTGGCCTGTAAAATGGTGAAATGAAACAACTTATAGGATTAAACAATGACTGTGGATGCATCTGAAaaagagagggggagggggcaCAGAAACTTGTACCAGGAACACTCAAGGAACCAGCTGACTCCATTGAAAGAAGCAGCGGATGCAGGAAGATAACAGCCAACTACAATGACGTCTGCTAAAGAAAGATTTGCTGCAAGAAGTGATGGTGCAAGCACGGCAAAGCTACTGTGGTGGATTCAGATCAATAAACAAACTTGTACTTGGTTAGTTAGAAGATTGTTCAGAAGTTGTGACGGCAACTTTTGAACTGTATTAGAGGAGCTATTTGTATGGAAGCAGGATATTCGAAATTTCAGAATTCTCTCCTGCTCTATTCTTCTCCCTGATTTCCTCCATCCCTAAATCCTATAACCCATTGGCAAGGCCAGAGACGCTCTGGTATTGATCACTGATTTTTGGAAGTGAGATCCCTATGTCCAATGTAGACCTCCCTGGTCCCTGCATTGCTccttttgatatatatttttttctcttagtAACTTGTTCTGTTCTTGCTTTAGGGTAAAGGTGAAGGCAAAATTCGGAGGAGGATGGAGGTGGTGAAGTGACCAATAACAAGATATTTTTTGAACAAAACAAGAAGAGCCATTCATTCCAAATCATTCATATAAGAAGTACCAAATTAGGTCCCCAAAAACCAGTTTACCAAAATCATAAAAGAacatcaacaaaaaataaaaaaaaataaaaaaaataaccaacTTTGAATCAAATAGCAGATGTGAATTCAAGGTTtctgaaacaaaataaaatcaccACCATCATCAAGCACTCATCGAGAAGCAGGCAAGAAAGCATCAATACTACAGAAAAAGTAAAATCACGAACCTTAGTGAAGATCCCAACACCACACTCTATGGCCACTTTGGTCAAGAAGAGATCATCAGCCAGCAACCGTTCCTTAAACCCTCCGAAACGCAGCAACCACCGGAACACCGGCGACTTCTCGAGTTCAAAGTACCTCGCCGCAATCGACCCAGGTATCCTCCCGGCCTCCATCGCCACCGCCAAGTCCTTGGGAATGTTGTCCAAAGACCTCCCGGCCTCGGCCAGAGCTCGAATTATCTCCGACTTATTTCTCCCTGCCGCGTCATCGTCGTCTCCTCCACCACCCCCGCCCCCGCCCCCGCCGTAATCACCGCCTCCATTTCCGCTGCCGCCGGCGGATGCCACGAACGGCGGCAGACGCCGGGCTCGGAAGGAATTCAGGGCGAGTGGAGATTGGAGAATTAGCTTATTGTTGCTGGCGGTGGAGGCAGTGACACGGCGGTTGAGTACAGCGAAGCTGATGGAGGAAGGAGGAGAATGGTGAAGAAGTGGGTTTAGCGGTGAGAAAGGcagagatgaagaagatgggTTGGCGGAGGCGGTGATCGCCATTGGAGAGAAGGGTAGGTGGAGGTGggtctccctccctctctctcgctcgcgcTCTCaaacagaacagaacagaacagaagagggcaaagaaagaaaagaggaagaagaagaagaagaagaagaagaagaggaagaggacaaagagaggaaagagagaagagtCAAACAAAATGATGGATGGATGACGGTGAGTTTGGCCCTGGCCTTGTTTGCGTTTGGTGGTGGAGAAGGGAAGATGACGATGCTTGAGTGAGAAAGAGCAACCTTCCATTTCCATTGCCATTCCTTCTCCTTAGCTACCTGCCTTGCAAGTCCCTGAATACTTATGACAATCTCTCTTCACACGAGGGTATTAACGGGCATTCACTCACCACTTCtcttctagagagagagagagagagagagagagagagagagagcctctCATCCTCATCCTTCCTCATCCACATCCCCCCTCCCAAAGTCCCAAAAGGACTGAttccacaatttttttaaataatttaataaaattttacatttttataaaataagctACTCTCAATGACAAATTCAGTCTGTCCTAACTTGTCATTCGAAAGTAGTAGATTTTTTGGTGAGTCTAACTTATTCATAGGAGTGgtgaaatataataaaacacctTACTTTTAATAGGATGTTCAATTTATCTTAACTTTTATCTTTATACTGTTATTTTCatacttttttttcttgatattaataaatttttagatttttcaaaacccTCTCTAAAAGTGATAGATACAACGAAACACATTACTCTCTATAATAAGtttgaagaaatcaaaaaatttgCTAAAACATCGAATAATAACTGTAGGAAAGTAATAGATAAGATAAGGagttaaaacaaattaaactcgctattgaaaataatattttggttTAAGTTTGAATCATCAAAACGCTTGCATTCTAATGTGACAAACTGAGTTAAAAGAAGtgtagtaattttttaaatgatttaaaaaatatattttttattaagatatttaaaaaattatattgaacatctatatctatatatatatatataaggctgaatataatattttctttgatgaatattttatttttctaattttatagtaataagtgaatattttagatttttcttgaattagtattagatttttctaattttgtagtgatttctagatttttaaattatttattttattaattaactaaatgtATATTCTTTGAATGTTGTTAGGTGCATACATTgaatatatcaaatttaatctaataatattattaagtctaatattttgttattctagttaaattttaaacatCTAAGTAATACTTcgtatttataaatatttattactattaaagTAAGTTCCACTTATATAATCATTTGAAAGATTGATACAAAATATACCATCTTGCTTAATTACTTACACCTCTCACATATTATCAAGCCTAAACTTTTGTCATAacactttcattttttttggatagtttttcctttaattttcttgatttcttagtaaaaaataactatttacaaataataaactTGTGTTCATTTAGGCCACCATCTTTGAATAACAAACTTGGGGTCGTTCAGACCATGCATAAGAACAACCGATCGTTgcaattttcaattcaattagcAAATTACCTGCAATGTTAGATTTCGtatcttattttcattttttgtaattgtcTAAGTGCACGTAGTgagtaacaaaaatatatagtattttttattgtttatgatattttcaatttctcatcgtccaagcataataaaataaaaaatatttcacacTAATCTACAAAGTTaacaaaatctataatatattccAAGAAAAAACTTattcccaaaaaaattaaaaattaatactaacaatttttacaaaaataataatccaaATATTACTATTAtctatttataagaaaattgtGCATCGTAGTTTAGTTTTAAGTATAAAAGTAGCTGAAAAAATCTCATAGAAAAACAAGTCACATAAATTCAAAACCCctcaataataatattagtaaaCTAAATCACTCTTTTTCTCATATTAATACCTTTGACCGTAATATCTAAAAATACACATATTCTTATTGACTTTTTTGACCTCCAGCACCAACAGGCCCATCATTCTCAAGAAGGAGGGAGGCAGAGCCCTCGCTAGAGGATGGGTCTTGTCCTCGTGAAGTAGATCCTCGAGGATGCGGTCGAGAGATGGACATGGGGAGGCCGAAGAGTCTTCCGGCATGTCGTATGCACATCAGGAGCAGGAAATGAGGTTGCATCAACTGGAGGAGGAGATTGCAGCCTTAAAACCAAAGCAAGGAGAGTCTCAAGGGACGGTGGTGAATCAACCGCTTAGTCCGGAGATTATGGTTGTGGTGCCGCCGGAGCATTTTCACATCCTGGCTATTAAGCCCTACACGGGGACTACCGACCCAATGGATCACCTAGATCTTTTTACTTCCCATATGATGGTGCAAGATGCATCCGACTCAATGTGGTGCAGAGTCTTCTTGGCAACGTTGGAGGGGCATGCACGCGCTTGGTATTCAAACTTGGCCTATCACTCAATAGCCAACTTTGCGCAGCTTCGAAGTAGCTTTCTAACTCACTTTACTCCTCTTTGGAGGCATCGAAGATTCCCTATGGCCCTCGTTAGCTTGAAGTAGAACCAGGGCGAATCCTTAAAGGATTTTGTCTCGCATTTCAATATGGAAGCCTTGAGCATTGAGAACTTTGACCATAGTGTTGCTATGGTGGCGTTCTAAAATGCCTTAAGGACCGATCCCTTTGCTCAGTCGTTGGCCAAGACTCCCCCGCTCATGTTTACTGACATCTTAGGTAAggttgtaatatcccaaatttgaaaataaataataattattcaaatcagTGTTTAAGGACATTaatgaatattcaaaaatttaagaggaaatatttatttaggtagttttaagaaaataagGGATTAAAGatacttaattaaattattagaactagttaataaataaagatattaatataataattaatatattgtatgggataaatttaaataataataataaaataaggcaAGTGAAGGAATCTTGAAGTGAAGTGGCTAATGTGCGTATATGTGATGATATACTGTGttaatagaaaatattaatttaagtttatacCTATTATGCTAAtatcttattatattaatttagtaaacatattatgtgtgtgGAAAAAATCAAGGGAAATGGAAATGAGGATATTTCCATGAGCTGCCACCTCAATTAATGCATGTGTGTGCGTGTCCCTAGCAGGTGAAAATCAAACGGCTGGGAAGAGATGAGGGAGAAAAGACAATTGAAAGCAAAAATTGGCAGGAGGCCATGATTACGTCTGGGGAGAGTGAAATGGGATAGAGACTTAGCCTCCAAGGTTTCAATTGCATGCTATATACATGAGTATATGAATCAATATTTAATTGTTagcataatatattattaaagaggATTGAGATTGAGGCAGTGGAGTCGGCAGAAACTtaagagcatatatatatatgctagtTTTGCAAAgctatgatatatatatatataactaacagTGAGCTTGATGGGTTaggaagctgccatggccgacgaggaGTAGCCGCGGCTTGAAGAAGTCGCGGCCATGGCGACGTGAAGCAGCGGCAGTCGGGGCGGCGCGGTGATGGCCGGAGGCAGGCCCGGCGACCAGCGGAGGGCCGGACAGAGAAGGCCGGCCGCAGCCATGCGTGGTTGCAGGCGGCCGGATGCgtgggaggagaagaaggaggcagcagcgcggggaagaagaagaagaagaagaagaagaagaagaaaggaagaagaggaaaatgaagaagaaaagaagaagaatgaaaggaaaggagaagaagaaatggagttGCAGGCGCGGGTgaagcagggaagaagaagaagaagaagaagaggaggaggaggaagaaaataaagaaaaaaataaaggaattttgggatttttcgacaagggaagtgatcaggtacatGGGTAAAAATTTGTAGAAGCGTGTtacgtttaaattataaattttacgcgattaaaattaattaatttgagtcccgattgtgttatttgctaggaaatgatttaatttgcatcgggagctcgagtgaggtcggaatcagctaatttcaggcaagttccaatccctttcctcgtattctttaattcccgtgagaaaccccgtgatttcctgtattttatcacctcccttactttaattcggcacattgccttattggttgaactattattcatttgttttaatttaaattaaatctgaggcttctataattttattcgttgtgagcctaagggggtttgtaccgcccccattcctttcggaatgatgctgaacccagttagggaactaggttcctagtcgtgcgggttttatttacagtttttctcggatttatttatgatttggttagagctattgagcagtggggcaggggtcaaccgtttggtgacgttggggtagactatggtacggccctgatgtggaccgtcgggtggacacccctagtcactggccgttgaccggtgccgagcATTGCTGAGTaactctgccggtatgtgatttattgtatGAGTAGAtgcattgtattactgttcatgatttggtatgcacatgggtatgggatgcatgttgggatattcatttattgagtatgcttggacacggacattctagcttggttaggttgcatccagcgcggcatatgcatggcgtgtggtttactatgtgggcggagcatggcctgatgcctggatgtatgggcgccttgtatcacgttgatgctcactacgccattgcatttctatgtgcattgcatggatactgatagtatttagttctcggacgggagtaccgttccgagggagcctatggctcggttgtcgggagtaccgacggatacaggtgacgggagtaccggcctgggacagcgcgcgcaggtttgttgcagatatttgttgcctttcagggcagcggcaggttggtatgggacttgggtgccgtgtgtcttgtgtgggccccaaggaccgatatgtgcttttattttgttatgctattgagctgttgtgttgtagtatctcatggcttgtgtgtacctgggggtttattctggggtgagatttctggttttgagTAGCCTTATGCCTTTTCTTCCTtgtgcttgctgagtctctcgactcaccttgctttccatcattccaggtagtggcggcgtgagccacggcaagggagtcagctttaacggcagagtcggtgtggtgtacaggcagtctcgtcaatccctatccactctgatgtctaagtagaatttactctattatttcgtactgtgccaggtgttttctcgagtcttgtgtatgtcggcacaggagtttgtgtttatttatttatcttgtgaccgctgtgttagcggggtacccatagtgcatgcatgtcttgagctttgcttccgctgttcttattttttttttgtgtatgcatgccggggtggtctttgtctggtgtttattacttttctcctcccgtaggtgctcccgttcgggtagtccgggtggttggggatatccgggcgggggtgcttacaaaggTAATGAAGTATATCAATGCTGAGGAGGTGATGCAGGCGAAAAAGAGCTTAGTACactaagaagaaggaaaaaaaaacatccCGAGGAAAATAAGAGTAAGGGTCGAAGAGAGATTCGAAAGGAAAAGCCTCGTCCTCGGTGGGAATCAAGCGATTTTACCCCCTTAAATGCCCCAAGAGCGAAGATCCTTGCCACCATCAATTGAGGACAAGGACTATCTAAAGAAGCCCTAGTCGATGAGGGCACCATCTAACAAAAGGAATCGGAATAAGTATTGCTGCTTCCATTGGGATCATGGTCACGATACGGAGGAATGTCACCAGTTAAAGGAAGAGATCCAGGAACTCATCAATTGAGGTTTCCTTAGGAATTTTGTTTTCAGGGACGTAGATTCCCAAAGGGGGAGAGAGTGGTGTTCGCAGAGTCCCCCCACCAAGAGGGACCGAGCAGAAGAGCAAGATTGAGCTTGGCATTCGCCCCGAATGGAGAGTTCATACGCTCGTTGCAGGGGAAGTCCCGGGAGCAAAGAAAGGCAAGGAAGATACGGGGAGCAGCCGAACCTCGGGGTCGAAGAGGTTAAGAAGAGGGGAAATGATCTCCTTTTCAGATAACGACCTCCCCGGGTATTCGAATCGAAGTGATCCGCTGGTAATAACAGCCGAGCTGGGAAAGTGAGAATTTCGTCAAATCCTAGTGGACCCAGGTAGTTCTTCGAAAATCATGTATAGGTGAGCCTTATTGGGCATGGGATACTGGATGGAGCAACTAAGGCCAGCTTGTGTCCCcttggtgggatttgatgggGAAGCAGTGTATTCAGATGGAGCCATTTAGCTTCCGCTAACCTTGGGAAAGGGTTCCCGAATCTCTCAAGTCGTGCTTGATATTCTGATGGCAGACGTGCCCGTGAAATATTACATAATTCTAGGAAGATCGAGCCTTAACGCTCTTCGGGCTATTCCTAGAACGTATCACATAATGATGAAGTTCTCCACAGCCAGTGGGATAGGTGACATGCGAGGAGATTTGCGTTCGGCCCGAGAATGTTACATGGCCTCCATAAGCGTAGCAAGGAGTGTGGAAATCCTGCGAGGGCAGATGAAAGAGAAATCATCATAGGGAGAAGCTCTTGGTCAGGGCAAGGACTCTGgaggagaaaatgaggaaaGACCCCCACAAGCTGTCAGTTTTCTATTGGAGGTGTTGGGAGATCGAAGACGGCAGAGCTAGTGGACAAGCTTGAGGAGGTACCCTTAAGGGAAGATTGCCCTAATTGTTGAGTAAAGATAAGCGCAGAGTTAAAAGACCCACTAAGGGGTTAAATCTTAACCCTCCTTCGGCAGTATGCAGATGTCTTCACATGGACTGCCCAAGACATGCCTGGGGTCGATCCAGAGGTTATGACGCACAGGTTGGGAATACGTCTGGGTTTTCGACTTGTTAAGTAGAAGAAGCGAAGTTTTACCCCAGAAAGAGCCAGATCGATTGAAGCAGATGTGGAGACAGTTGATGGGGGCACAATATATCCGGAAGGTTGATTATCCCGAATGGTTAGAAAACGTGGTGTCAGTGCCCAAAAGAGAGGGCAAGTGGAGACTTTGTATCGACTTCACTGATCTCAATAAGGCTTGCCCAAAGGATAGCTACCCCCTTCCTCGTATAGATACCCTGATTGATGGAACAGATGGCTATTTGCTAATGAGTTTTCTATATGCCTTCCAGGGGTACCACATGATTCCATTGCATCccgaaaattaggagaaaacgACATTCATTACCAATAAAACAACCTACTATTACACAATAATGTcgtttggattgaagaatgctggagCCACTTACCAACACTTGGTGAATAAGCTTTTTCAACACCAGCTCGGTTGGAATATGGAagcttatgtggatgatatgctagtGAAAAGCCTTGTTGCCGAACATCATCCCATAGATTTGGAGGAATGCTTCTAAACCCTTTGTAAGTTTCATGTAAAACTTAATCCTATCAAATGTGCATTTGGAGTTTCTACAGGAAAGTTTTTAGGTTATATAGTTCATCACCGAGGGATAGAGGTGAACCCAGTGAATGTTAAAGCCATTTTGGACATACCAGCCCCGGGGAACATCAAGGAAGTGCAAAGCCTAACAGGAAGAATGATAGCTTTAGGGAGATTTCTATCTCGATTGGCGGAGAAGGGTCTTCATTTCTATAAGGTTTTGTCAAAGGCAAAGAATTTTTTCTGGAATGATGAATGTCAGGAAGCTTTTAGCAAGCTGAAGGAACATATGGCCTCGCCTCCTATTCTCACCAAGCCTCATCAAGGAGAACCGATGTACCTTTACTTGGCGATAGCCGAAGAGACAGTGAGTTCGGTGCTAGTccgagaagaagataaaagatAGAGGCCTGTTTACTATGCCAGTAAGCGATTGACAGGAGCGGAAGTCCGGTATTCCCCCATGGAGAAGTTGGCCTTTGCCTTGGTGATCTCGGCAAGGAAGTTTCggccctattttcaagctcataccattATTGTGCTTACAAACCAACCGTTGAGGTAGATGCTTAGCAAGCCAGAGCTCTCCGGAAGGATGTTAAAATGAGTCATGGAGCTCACAGCTTTTGATATAGAGTATAGACCTCGACCGACTATTAAATCCCAGGCGTTGGCAAATTTCATTGCCAAAGGGCATTCTAGGAGGCTTCGAAATAGGACCAAAGACCATGGGCACTGGTTGTGGATGGAAGCTCGACCTCGGGTGGGGGTGGAACGGGGCTGATGATCAGAAGCCCCGATGATTAGACTTGGTCTTATACCTTACACTTCGATTTTCGAGCGTTTAATAATGAAGCTGAATAAGAGGCCCTGTTAGCAAGATTGAGGCTGGCTGAGCAGTCAGGAGCACAACGAATGGAAGTAAGCTCAGACTCCAATCTGGTCATGCAACAAGTGAATGAAGAGTATGAAGCTCGAAAAGGTCACATGGAAAAATACCTGGCTATGGTCAAGGAGCTGATGACACACTTTCAGTTAGTGAAGGTGGAGTATGTTCCTCGGGCcaggaatgtaataccccatgtttagataaggctgccacataattttaataagtttagaataccgaaaaatggattttatagaaatttcaggtaccgaatcaactgcagggaatgcctcggagtgaaattgtctaagaaaaatgatatggcctCGATATGCGTTCcgagttaggatttatggtatcaaaagaaatcggatcgggagcagttttcggtacagctaaaatacaactaccatttaggctgtaaaactgaattatcgtaggggactctcgaaaaatcaacgaaaccctaagGAGGCTCCGATTGTGCGTaacgagcaacccttcaatg
The Diospyros lotus cultivar Yz01 chromosome 12, ASM1463336v1, whole genome shotgun sequence DNA segment above includes these coding regions:
- the LOC127787707 gene encoding protein RETICULATA-RELATED 4, chloroplastic-like, which produces MAITASANPSSSSLPFSPLNPLLHHSPPSSISFAVLNRRVTASTASNNKLILQSPLALNSFRARRLPPFVASAGGSGNGGGDYGGGGGGGGGGDDDDAAGRNKSEIIRALAEAGRSLDNIPKDLAVAMEAGRIPGSIAARYFELEKSPVFRWLLRFGGFKERLLADDLFLTKVAIECGVGIFTKTAAELERRREKFTKELDFVFADVVMALIADFMLVWLPAPTVSLRPALAVSAGPVAKFFYGCPDNAFQVALAGTSYSFLQRVGAIVRNGAKLFAVGTGASLVGTGVTNALINVRKAIDKTFAGEAEDVPVLSTSIAYGVYMAVSSNLRYQVLAGVIEQRMLEPLLHQHKVVLGAMCFAVRTGNTFLGSLMWVDYARWVGVQKIRD